Genomic segment of Salminus brasiliensis chromosome 16, fSalBra1.hap2, whole genome shotgun sequence:
cataaatattataaaataattatttacatcCAACACTGTATGGACACGGGTGACCATACACACAGTAGCCGTTAATCACAGAGAAGGCAGCTCGTCCAAAGTCACTCAGTGCAAGTTTGTGCTCGAACCCACTGGAGAGACGCCTCCAGTAAAACCCCCAAAACACCCGGACCTCCACTAATGCCACACTGCCTCACACTGCCTGACCAGCTCTGACACACTGACCAAAGAAACACCAGCACACCCACAGCTGTAGCTTCGCTGGCTTTATGATGTGAAGGAGTGACGGCACTATGAGGGTCTCTCTGCAGAAGCTTCACAGATTCAATTACATTCAATTAACTTTGAAAtcttttaaatatgaaataactcGACGTTGCTCCAACTCTAAACCCCAACACTCACTTAACCCTTATGTGATCATCAAAGGAGCATCAATAAtaacacaattattattattattattaataataataatattaataataacaataaatcattttaaaagatGAAGATGCCACAGCAGAACTATGTTTTGTTCCTTTAAGAATCTTGGAGTTGAGGGGAATTCCTGCAGATCTACTGCAGAGATGTTTGAGTGTCTGAATTTGTAAAGAATTTAATATTAAGGTTCTCTGAGGAATCTGTACACAatgtgaaggttcctcaaactcAGATGTCTTACTTAAAGGTTTCTATGGCGCAGCGTACACACTACTTTGTAGAATCCTTTTTTAAAagtacacaataataataataataataataataataattataataattattattattattattattataaatacaaTTTTTAAATTAAAGGCAACAAAAAAGGATCATTTGTTTGatgtcacagaagaaccacttttggttccttgaaGAACTGTGAGTGGAGGGAGATGTGGGAGTGTTTCCTATATAAAACAAAGGTTCTAGACAGAACCGTTAAATGGGTATAGAACATTTAAATACAAGTGAAGGTTCTgtaaacttttaaaaggttctttacactaatgtcttttgttttgtttagggtttttttaatgaaacaaaCAGGGTTCTTATATTGATTTCCTTATTTtaagtataataataacaataacaataataaaataataataataataacaataatatgtaTTGTTATAAtctaatttatataatattttttaaataatgttattttgtatatattattataaatcaaatatattattattattattattattattattattactactactactactgatactactactactaataataataataattataaactacaaatacaatttttaaattaaaaggtAACAAAAAGGATCATTTGTTTgctgccacagaagaaccacttttggtttcttgAAGAACGGGGAGTGGAGGGAGATGTGGGAGTTTTTGAAGAAGCTGTCAGGAACTTACATAAAGTAAAAGGTTCTAGATAGAACCGTTAAATGGGTATAGAACATTTACATAAAGTGAAGGTTCTTGAGACTAACAAATGTCTTAATTTTTTAAGAAACAAAATGGGGGTTCATATATGGCCTTccttaataataacaacaataagaattattattattattattattattattattaaccatCTGAAGATAATCTAAACAGGACCATCAAAATAAAGTGTGACCAAACGAATCAGCCGAGAGCGCCTGTGTGAATGGGGGGAGAATGTTCTAGATAATTCCCAGTGTTTACAGTTCCTCAGCTCAGCTCTGGGatttgctgctgttgtttttttggtttaagGAAAAGGGTTCTACCATGACGACTGTTTTAAAGGTCATCAGAATGACTGAGGTATTTAACTCTAAGCCGACAACAGTGACCCGACTCCGTTTCAGCTCCATAGGTGTAAAACTGGACTCCAGTGACCCCTGTACGAGTTCCTCACACACTGAGCATCTGGTGACGGTTGCCAGGCAGCGTCGCCTTTTTCTCATTTCCCTAACAAAACACCGTCAGCACAAGCTGGTGAAACACACTGTAGCGACTGCCCCACTCAGCCCGGGTGGAGAGGGTACAGGACAATAAGCTGTGTTCAGGACCAGGACCAGAACAATACTCTGaggtttgcaaaaaaaaaaaaaaacaaggcccAAGCAGTGTGGCTCTGACGGAAAGAAGGAGGGGTAGTAACACGTCCTCAGGTAGACGCACACCTGACCTGAGAGGGCCGTGCTCtggacatacacacattcatccACACTTTAGTCATGCAAGTATTAGCCTATATAACTGCACCCGTCAGGACCTCCGTGTTGGCTTAGGGAAACACAGCGGAGATGAAAACACTCCTAGGCATGAGAACCAGTACCGGGTTTTAGTCCAGCCTGCTTACAGACGTCAAACAGGCTCTCTGAAGTCCCTGTCCATTCTACACGAaagaaaacaagcagaaaaaaggGCTGTTAACTTTCCGTCCAGCAGATGGCGACGTAACCACTGTGTGCACATCCACACACAGCTAAAGGCTTCAGACCTCCATCAGTGCTGCTGTCCTGTACAGGAATGGCTTGCTGGAAGATCTAAGGTACACAAAGACCCTCTGACCCCAGACGTAGTCAATCACCCAAGACAGACTCGGTGCTCCTTTAGTTTACACTGGACACTGCTGACCCTGCCTACAAACACTAGAGGTCAGTAGTGACCCAAAGTCTAGTCCAGCTATATTAGTCTCACAGCTCCAGCTCGAAACTAAAGGACCCTTATTTGGACGGACGTCGAAGGTGTCTTAGCTGAGCGGCTGCTGATGGTTCTGCAGATAGGCCTAGGTCATTGTGCAGTTCTGGAGATTATTTTGGAAATGGTTCTAAGTCATGATACAGTTCTGAAGATGGTTCTAGGTTACTACACAGCTCTGTTAATGCTTCTGGAGATATTTCTAGGTCATTGTGCAATTTTGGAGATTCTTTCAGAAATGGTTCTAGGTTGTGATACAGTTGCGAAGATGGTTCTAGGTCACCGCACAGTTCCGCTGATGGTTCTGCGGATAGGCCTAGGCCATTGTgcaattttggagatttttCCAGAAATGGTTCTAGGTTGTGATACAGTTCTGAAGATGGTTCTATGTCATTGTACAGCTCTGTTGATGGTTCTGGATATATTTCTAGGTCATTGTGCAATTCTGGAGATTATTTTGGAAATGGTTCTAGGTCGTGATACAGTTCTGAAGATGGTTCTAGGTCACCGCACAGCTCTCCTGATGGTTCTGCAGATAGGCCTAGGTCTTTGTgcaattttggagatttttCCAGAAATGGTTCTAGGTTGTGATACAGTTCTGAAGATGGTTCTACGTCATTGTACAGCTCTGTTGATGGTTCTGGAGATATTTCTAGGTCATTGTGCAAATTTGGAGATTCTTCCAGAAATGGTTCTAGGTTGTGATACAGTTCTGAAGATGGTTCTAGGTTACTACACAGTTCTGCTGATGGTTCTTTGCTTGTCTGTAGCTGCTGTTCCGGAGCTTACAGAGAAGGAAAATTCAAGATATACATCTAGAAACAGAACGTTGGTTCAATTGACCTTTAGGTTCTGCATGGCGTCAGATTCTGCAGGGGGTTGGAATTTAGCACAACACCTGTTGTCATAGTTTACTGCACAGCTCGGTTTATGGTTCTAGAGACCATTCTACAGCATGGTATGGTTCTGAAGTCAGTTCTAGGTCACTGCACAGTTCTATAAATGCTTCTGGAGATGCATAGGTCAAGGTACAGTTCTGGAAATTCCTCCAGAAGTGGTTCCAGATTGCAATACAGTTCTGAAAACGGTTCTAGGTTTCATCACGTTCACTGCACAGCCCTGCTGACGGTTCTGGAGATTGCACAGTTCTCTAAATAGTTCTGGACACTGTTCTAAGTCACTATATACTTTTAGAGATGCCTTCAAAAACGGGTCCAGGTCATGGTGCGGTTCTAATAGTGCTTTTAAGTCATTGCACAGCCCTGTTGATGGTTTTAGAGATGGTTCTAGGTCATTTTGTAGTTCTGAAAACAGCTCTAGCTCACTGTATAGTTCTCTAAATAGTTCTGAAGACTGTTCCAAGTCACTATATACTTTTAGAGATGCCTTAAAAAATGGGTCCAGGCCATGGtgcagttttggagatggtCCTTTTTGTTGGTCATGGTACAGCTCTGGACATGTCTGTGGTTCTAGACTGTGgtacattagcttcatagctccagtgctaaactatcAAACAGGTCTTGGCTGGGTGAGCACATCTGGGAAAAGGTTGGGAaatatacagtttttttttttttaatttttgacGAGCCATTCCGAACATAATAAGGACATCCCCAACCCCTCGGAGCGGGGCAACAATAACACTGTCTGGCAAAGGTCaagtaaaacaacaacaaacaacaacaacaacaacaacaaaaaaaacaagccacacAGTCCAGTGAAGGAGATAAACACCTGCTTAGCTCCCAGAACCCTGTCCACTGCCACCGGGACGACATTGTGCTAAAGTTGTCCGTCTCCCTGCAGAGGCAGACAGACCAGATCTAATAATAAAGGCCCGCGAGGGGGATTACGCAAGACGTACCagccaccttttttttttttttttttagcagttgGAGCTCAGGACGTCGTTAAAATGCCCATAATGCCTTTGTTCCGTAGGGAACAAAAAAAAGGGAGCCATAAATAGAACCCTAACTACGGACTAACGGACCATAAAAGTACAATGTCAGTATATAATGGGACCACTGTTAGATGGTAACTACCTGAACTACAGTGAAGTACAGTGTAAGCGCAGGCTGCTCGGTCAGATCAGATATTTAACCAGCCTGTTTTTCCTGTGTCGGGACGGGACGCCTTGTTCAACTTGCTTACTGTACTTACTGAACCGCGCCGTCGATTTGCATCCTTATCAACACGTAAACATCAGTATCGGACAGCGCAGACGCCCGCGGCACAGCTCTGCGCATCCCTACAACAAACCAAAGCAAACACTGAGATCCAGCACTCTGTACTTTATGCAAATGTAAActagaccaaaaaaaaaaataaaaaaaataataataaataaaaaagacgTGACTAATGCAGCACCCACAAGAAAAGCTGCCCTTAAAAAGACCCATCTAGACTGCAGGCAAGAagaatgcaaacaaacaaacaaacaaacaaacaaacaaataaacagacctGTCTTCCTTCACTTCTACCCATTTCAAAGTGCTGGGCCAAGTCCGCAGCTTCTGTAGCTGCTGGTTAATTCACAGTGGAGAGTTACACAGTCCCACCACAccgtctgcagtgtgtgtgtgtgtgtgtgtgtgtgtgtgtgtgtgtgtgtgtcatttaaaacaaacaagcaaaaatatataaatatatatcatatgaAGATGAGGACAGCAGACACGCTGCTTTCAGAAGGCATGAGTTACCGTCAGTCACAGTCCTGGAGTCGTGTGCGCTTGGCCATGACTGAGATTACGTACGTTGGCACAGTGAGGAGGTACCATGAAGAATGAGTGCTAGAGAACCATAAGAGAACCATCTGACGCTCTGGCCCGTAGACTGACGCAGCTcggtcagtggtcagtagtcCACTCTCCAACACTCCGCTCTCCTCAATCCATTTTCTCATGAGCATGATTCTCTGACCTCCAGCTCTGATTCTGGAGAACACTTTGGAAATGGTTCTAGGTCATGGTACAGTTCTGGTGATAGTTCTAGGTCATGCTGCGGTTCAAAGGATGGTTCAATATTACTGCACAGTTCTGTGGATGGTTCTGGAGATAGTTCCAGGTCATGGTACAGGTCCAGAGAAGGTTCTTGGTCACTGCACAGTTCTGCTGATGGTTCTGGAGATAGTTCCTCATCATCATGGTGTGGTTCTAAAGATGGTTCAATATCACTGCACAGTTCTGTGGATGGTTCCGGAGATAGATCCAAGTCATGGTACGGTTCTGAAGAGAGTTCTAGGTCACTGCACAGTTCTGGCAATGGTTCTGGAGATTCCAGGTCAGTGAAAAGTTTTGGAGACGATTCTGGAGATGGTTCCAGGTCAAGGAACAGTTCTGAAGACATCTGTGATTCTAAACAGGGTTCTAAGTCATGGTGCAGATCTGGAGATgtttctggagaaaggtctagGTCACTGGACAGTTCCAGAGATGTTCCTAGGTTATGAGGCAGTTCCAGAGATGTTTCTGGACAAGGTTCTAAGTCATGGTGCAGTTCTGGAGATGTGTCTGGAGAGGGTTCTATGTCACTGGACAGTTTGGGACAAGGTTCTAAGTCATGGTGCAGTTCTGGAGATGTGTCTGGAGAGGGTTCTATGTCACTGGACAGTTTGGGACAAGGTTCTAAGTCATGTTGCAGTTCTGGAGATGTGTCTGGAAAGGGTTCTAGGTCACTGGACAgtttgggacaaggtttgaagTCATGGTGCAGTTCTGGAGATGTGTCTGAAGAGGGTTCTATGTCACTGGACAGTCCTGGAGATGTTTCAAAGTCTTGGTTCAGTTCTGGAGAGGTTTCTGGACATGGTTCCAGGTCAAGATACGGTTCTAGGTCATCGACCTGTTCTGCCCATGTTTCTTCAAAGTGGCCCTCTTCAGAGGATCTCTCGGGAGGCGGTTCTAGTTCGGATGACAAATCAGACGTTGATCCAGAATCCGGTTCTGCATCCTTGCCACTTGCTTTACGGTCCCAGCGGGCGTCCAGAAACCCGGCGATGAACTCTGAGTTTTGGTAGATGATCAGGCCGGACAGGGTCAGTGCTGCTCCGGCGCAGCTCAGAGTCGACAGCTGGCTGTCGAAGAGCAGCTGGGACAGCAGCAGGTTGCCCACCACATTAAGGTTACCCAGGATGTGCAGGGTGACGGCGGAGGTGAGGCTGATGACGCAGCAGCTGGCCAAGTTGTAGAGCACAGAGCCCAGGCAGCTGAGCAGGATGAAGCCCCAGAGGTGGCGGTCGTAGTGAAGAGGAGACTGCAGGCCAGCCCAGTTCTCCAGCACCAGGGCCGCCACAGCCAGGATGCAGAAACTGGGGATGGCCATTAGGTAGAGCAGGAACACGGAGTGGATCTTCTCCTCCTGGAGCAAGATACCTgggaaaccacacacacacacacacacacacacacacacacacacacacacacacagggtcagATATGaccaagaacagtgagcaagaACCCTTTATATGTAACATGCAAGCATTAAAATGGTTCTAAGTCATGGTACAGTTCTGAAGATGGTTCAAGATTGAAGTATTTTGGTATGGGTAAAGGTTCTAGGCTAACCCCCTAGGGACCCCTAGGTAAAATTGGTTCTATTCAACAGTAAACAGGGTTCCTCTACTGTTATTTTTGTAAGATCTGTGTTGTACCACTGGCAGGGGTGCCATACGGGGTTAGgacaattctaagggcctgtgactgacaggggccctatgCTATGTCCGAGTGTAATatattttcatggggcccaaactCCCTGGCAGTGCCACCCTGACCACTGGCGGTTTCTggtcatttttttattcatgtgaTTCAGTTTAAGACGTAAATAATAAACAGGAGGTTATGAGTTCAATCCAAATCAGAGGTGGGAGGATCATCTGACAGAGGTAGTGCTAGACAGTGGGTGGAGAAATGTTGATGGTTATATAGGAGAACAAAAAGATCCACTAAAAGGGGCCTGATTTTATTACTGTGCCGTCCAGCTCTGACCTCAGTcttgattggctgccctgagTCTGCCCTGTatcatacaataaaaaaataaaagttactatggcaatatattatatatatatatgatgagatcattgtatattatgtatatatacactatatggacaaaaatattgggacacacctcttagtCATTGAATTCAgctgtttcattcagtcctattgccacaggtgtataaaatcactcGATAACTGCAGAACCTGCTGTTATGGCTGCAAAGAttgaccaactccatattaaggCCTATGGGTTAAGGGTAAGGATGTCAACAAAGcgcctgtaggtgtcccaatacttttgtccatttagtgtatgtcaATCTAGctatgtatttatatacagagcaaatgtttatgtttatacaGCAACTTTGGCCAAAAGCACTGGAAATGTGCTTTCCCATGTTGACTTAGCACACACAGCTAAGTCTGCAGTGACACGTGCTGAACTGCCAGACGtcacacacagtaaacaaccCTGACCTGCAGAatacaggggggggggggggggggggtccgaCTCTAAATAGGACGACCACTGAAACTTGACTCCAGCAGCTTGACCCAGATGACTATTCCTGGAGGGTTCTTGAGCTGTAGGGAGGTTCAAGCAAATTAACAGACACTTCCAATTTCACTCCAGCCTTCTTGCTCTAAGAGGAACAAGCCTTTCGGTTTCTCTCAGCATCTCTGCCAAACATTTCACACCAGATCAGGAAGGGTACAGGGCCGGTCATAACCGAGGTCATGCCACTGCACGATGAACCAAAGCTTGAAGTGGCTTTACTGctttttaaatgcttaaatgtttGCCTTACCAGGTAGGCATGTATACACttcattgacaaaagtattgggacaccagttcATTTACTATTTCTCCCAAAATCaagattaaatatatatatatatatatattctgcttttgttggagtaactgtctctactatccagggaagaaggctttctactagagagTATTTCtactgaagcattgctgtgaggatttgattgcattcagcaacaaagttTTCAGTGAGGTTTAGGATGCTggatcattgccaccccacccaatcacccccaactccacaagccaccctcattccagagaacacagctcttccactgctccacagctcaatgctgggggggctttacacccctctactagcccatgtctggcgtTATGGCCTGgcagaatggtgccaatagcttcatgctGATCTACTTCAAAGAATCCTTTttttgcacaatttgcacatctgcgtcagcaacggctgcaacctaaagcagctggatgtattcattagaaggggtgtccacaaacatctggacatctaCTGTAACTGTATATGACCAAAAGCGTCACTCAAAACGTGAAAGTTTATCGTtaaactgggtcagaacaaaGTGGAAATCCTGCACGGTTCTAATCCCGTCCTTAAACCCTTTGTTCTGGAGCTTTTCTCTCTTACGTAACCCGCAGAGGACCAGCGAATGTCACTCCCTGTATTAGGTGGAAAAGTGGCGAATTAGCCACCATGTGATCTGAAGTTCAAGCTGTACACCCAGTTCTTTCTGGAGGACCGGTGTGGTCATTAAAGGTCCGACTTTTCCTCGAAATGACCCTTTACTGCTTATCCACTTTAGCTGCGCGAGCTAATTTGCTGTGCTGAGGACACCACTTAACCACTTAactcaaaaaacacacacacacacacacacacacacacacacacactcaggcctGGGCTGATACGGCAGTGCTTACACTgggtgtccaaaagtttgtggacaccccttataatgaatgcattcagctgctatatgcaaacacacacacacacacacacacacacacacacacacacacacacacacacacacacacacagcttgtgtagtgcCTGTAGAtaaagaggtactgccaatagaataggactctctggagcaggtaaacaaacATGAGCCAAACATGAGCctacaccatgctgcctaatgccagtggGCTatgagggctagaggggtataaagccccccagcattgaacatCCAACCCTTTCAGGATGGGTGGGgtagctggggatgaggtgggtgaaACTTTGCATTATTGGAGTATCTCACAGTAATTTTACTGCTGATACCTAAACTTTAAAAGTACAAATATATCAGATTATATATTAGCTCCCTCTTACTGATGGGAGTGTGCTATTGATTTTAGCATGTGCACCGTTTGCTCGTAGGCCTATATTTACTTTTGGGATGCTGATGTCAATGTGGAGGCTAAATTCTGATGATCTTTTATAAGCTTCCTTTAAGCTAAACTGGAATGAAataaatacagcagctacaaatcgtgaaaacactgatttttAAATGCAAATGTCCTTTAAAATCAATTAAAAGAGGAATTGGGAATAAAACACAAATCATTGGTGAATTAAATAACAGCGTAATGATCTGCCATCCAATCAGATGcctgttgctatgcagtttaTGCAGTTACTAGTACTTAcactggttgttgttgttgtttataggctctatataatttatttatgatCCCTGAAGGTGGTCAGTGACCTAGACAAACTGCCCCACACCTCAGACCCTCTGAAACGATCCTGCAATCAATCATCAATAGGATCAAcagatggaccaatagaaatgctccaacatgacttGGGTcctacaggagaagaaaaaaaaaaccctttttaactttcaatggacgtccAACAGTCGCAGCTCGcgaagcccgggtatcgaacccaacACGACCCGGTCATCAACAGcacggagctctaaccactgagacaCCACTGCCCCCAGCAGCACCAGTTTTTTACCTTTCACTCCAAATGTACACTAAGGGTTTTTCAAGGGTTCTTAAGTAAGCCCGATGTTATATTGAACCAGATCGCCTCAAAGAATGGTTCAGTacttggttaaatggttctttttctACAGCGGAGAACCTCTTATGCATGGTCCATTAAAGACCCTTTTGTAATGGTTCTATGGTACAACACCAGAAAGAGCCCCCATTGTGGTCTGAAGGTGGTCAGTGACCTAGACATACTGCCCCACACCCATTATGCCATATTCACAATAGCAAGAACATCTCCACTTTGGCTGTTTCTCACTTTTccccataatgtgaatctggcagctgcaTCAGAATCTGATGGTGAACGACTCAGAACCAAATCTCCTCAAGCTGACTCCCACTGAAGCTTTTCTCCTTCTCCAGTCAAGCTGCTGTTTATAAAGACTGGAAGGTTTCAGCGTGACCGGGTCGATCCTCTAAACACAGAAGAAGCCCCAGAGTGAACCTGCCCCTACAGAATCAGAGCTATGAGCGGCTGCAGGAGCGAGAGAGCTATGGGCCAGAGCAGACGCCGGTGGTGAACGAGGCAGACCTGCTTTGCAGACACGTTCCTTAGCAACACAAACAGTTGTGTGGGACGGTACAACCGCAGCAAAAGCGGCGCATGATGTcagaggtgtgagttacaggaAATATTTCCATTCCTGGACACAGTGGCTAGTGTTTTCCAGCGGGAAGGTTTAGTCAGACTTCCATAAGGAACTGTTAAAGTAGtagtccataaaaaaaaaaaatccccaagCGTTTATTTTTCTACATTATTTGAAGGTTATTTACATCAtatgaacatttcatgataaatggaccaatacaaaAGCTCCAACATGACTTGGATTTCCATTGAAGTACATCCAAGTTAAGAAGGGATTTTCCTCTCCTGTAAAAGTTTTTTAAGCCTTTTTTAAAGATACGAAGACAAGAGAACCATGTTTTACCATCTGTGGCTTCCGCTTTtatcccatctgtgcagtgaacacacacatacacaccagtgaacacacatgcccggagcggtgggcagggggtgaagggccttgctcaaagacccaacagtggcagcttgcggagcccgggtatcgaacccaacACAACCCGgtcatcaacagcctggagctctaattgctgagccaccactgccccagcaaATGTACActaagggttcttcaagggttcttaagTAAGCCAGTTGTTAAATTGAACCAGATCACCTCAAAGTATGGTTCAGTACTTGGTTAAATGGATCATTTTTTACAGCGGAGAACCTCTCATGCATGGTCCATTAAAGACCCTTTTAATGGTTCTATGGTACAACACCAGAAAGAGCCGTCACTGCGGTCAAAGGACCCTTAAGCTAAGACATGTTTGGAGTTGTGGAGGTGTTTGGCAATCTCTAACAGACGTGCTTatgtgctttctgacactgtatgactcactgttcTAGTTCACCTACAGTCCTTCAGGGTCAGAAAGCCCATAAGCA
This window contains:
- the slc35e4 gene encoding solute carrier family 35 member E4 isoform X2 gives rise to the protein MIGSTDGTSKFERRRRTTTTTKRVPETFHLLSAVVVWLVTGTTISSLNKWIFAVYNFRYPLLLSALHMLTAIVVDYGLIKYWFVRRRGLDERGLTSSAKCKVFLLSLTFCASIAFGNVGLNYVQLSFAQMIYTTTPIFTLAISSLVLGKQHHILKYTAMMPICLGASFSIMGEVQFDQTGCLFVFAATMLRGVKSIQQSILLQEEKIHSVFLLYLMAIPSFCILAVAALVLENWAGLQSPLHYDRHLWGFILLSCLGSVLYNLASCCVISLTSAVTLHILGNLNVVGNLLLSQLLFDSQLSTLSCAGAALTLSGLIIYQNSEFIAGFLDARWDRKASGKDAEPDSGSTSDLSSELEPPPERSSEEGHFEETWAEQVDDLEPYLDLEPCPETSPELNQDFETSPGLSSDIEPSSDTSPELHHDFKPCPKLSSDLEPFPDTSPELQHDLEPCPKLSSDIEPSPDTSPELHHDLEPCPKLSSDIEPSPDTSPELHHDLEPCPETSLELPHNLGTSLELSSDLDLSPETSPDLHHDLEPCLESQMSSELFLDLEPSPESSPKLFTDLESPEPLPELCSDLELSSEPYHDLDLSPEPSTELCSDIEPSLEPHHDDEELSPEPSAELCSDQEPSLDLYHDLELSPEPSTELCSNIEPSFEPQHDLELSPELYHDLEPFPKCSPESELEVRESCS
- the slc35e4 gene encoding solute carrier family 35 member E4 isoform X1 — translated: MSQARDGASRLTGRQDEANMIGSTDGTSKFERRRRTTTTTKRVPETFHLLSAVVVWLVTGTTISSLNKWIFAVYNFRYPLLLSALHMLTAIVVDYGLIKYWFVRRRGLDERGLTSSAKCKVFLLSLTFCASIAFGNVGLNYVQLSFAQMIYTTTPIFTLAISSLVLGKQHHILKYTAMMPICLGASFSIMGEVQFDQTGCLFVFAATMLRGVKSIQQSILLQEEKIHSVFLLYLMAIPSFCILAVAALVLENWAGLQSPLHYDRHLWGFILLSCLGSVLYNLASCCVISLTSAVTLHILGNLNVVGNLLLSQLLFDSQLSTLSCAGAALTLSGLIIYQNSEFIAGFLDARWDRKASGKDAEPDSGSTSDLSSELEPPPERSSEEGHFEETWAEQVDDLEPYLDLEPCPETSPELNQDFETSPGLSSDIEPSSDTSPELHHDFKPCPKLSSDLEPFPDTSPELQHDLEPCPKLSSDIEPSPDTSPELHHDLEPCPKLSSDIEPSPDTSPELHHDLEPCPETSLELPHNLGTSLELSSDLDLSPETSPDLHHDLEPCLESQMSSELFLDLEPSPESSPKLFTDLESPEPLPELCSDLELSSEPYHDLDLSPEPSTELCSDIEPSLEPHHDDEELSPEPSAELCSDQEPSLDLYHDLELSPEPSTELCSNIEPSFEPQHDLELSPELYHDLEPFPKCSPESELEVRESCS